CGGCTGGATGGAGGGGGAATTTGTAGCTTAATCAAGCCAGTGTGCTTGTCTGGGGCTGAATACCCGGCGGTGTCAGTGCTCGCACCGTCGGGTTATTTTTTTGCTTCATAATAAGCCGACATGGGATAAACGCCCCCCCAAATACCCTCCGCGGGTAAAGATATTCCTCCTGTATTCCGATTAATAAGATGATATCAAGGTCATTACAGGATAAGTATGCTCAGGAAAAAAATCGGCGATATTCTCATTGAGGAAGGACTTATCACTTCGGCTCAATTGGCCGAGGCTCTCAAAGAGCAGGAGAACTCGGGACACAAGGTCGGCCAGATTCTGGTCGATAAAGGCCTGATTACCGATGAACAATTGCTCGAAGCGGTCTCGGAACGGTTGGGGATACCCCAAATTTCTCTTGGCTCGCTGGTCATCGACTCGATGGTGGTGGCAATGGTTCCGGTTGAAGTGGCCCGAAGATATTCGCTGATTCCGATTTTTAGGATCGGGAAGACTTTAACCGTGGCCATGGCCGAACCGCTCAATATCATTGCGATCGAGGAACTCAAATATATCACCAAGTGTGATGTCAAACGGGTAATTGCTTCCCCCACCGAGATTGCCTCGGCCATCGACCAGTATTATTCTGTCGCCGACTCCATGAACGGCGTCATCGGCGCCTACCCCGGCGCCCAGGAAGAACGGATGTCGGTGGCAACCACCGAGACTTTCTCGGCTGAAGAACGTGACGCCCCGGTGGTAAGACTGGTCAATTTAATTATTTCGCAGGCGGTTAAAGATAAGGCATCGGATATTCATATCGAACCTGATGAAAACCTGCTGCGGGTTCGCTATCGTATTAACGGTATTATGAAAGAGGAGGCCTCGCCCCCCAAGTCGCTTCAGTCCGAAATAATCTCCCGCATAAAAGTCGCGGCCAATATGGATGTCTCGGAAAAGCGCCTTCCACAGGACGGACGCTTGATTGTCAAGGTTGACGGGGCCGATATCGACCTGAGAATTTCTTCCCTCCCGACCATTCACGGCGAAAAGGTGGTTATCCGTCTTCTCGACCGAAGGATTCTCAATATCGGCCTGGAGCAATTGGGTTTCTCGCCGGAATTACTTGAGAAGTGGAAAGCTCTGATTTCCAAGAAAGAAGGTCTGGTTCTTATCACCGGGCCGACCTCCAGCGGAAAAACAACCACGCTCTATTCCTCTTTGCAGGAGGTCAACTCGGTGGAGAAGAATATCATTACGGTGGAAGACCCGGTGGAATATTCTCTGCCGCTTATCAATCAGGTGCAGACCAATGAAAAGGCGGGTCTGACTTTCGCCACCTCGCTGCGCTTTATCCTGCGCCAGAATCCCGATATTATCATGATTGGTGAAATCAGAGATGCCGAGACGGCGGCCATGGCGGTCCGCTCGGCGCTTACCGGGCATCTGGTCTTTTCCACTCTTCACACCAACGATGCCCCGAGCAGTATCGGCCGTCTTATCGACATGGGTATCGAAAACTACCTGGTTGCCTCGGCCCTCAAAGGGGTGCTGGCCCAGCGTTTGATGCGGCGCAATTGCCCGGATTGTCTTGAGGAATACCGCCCCCAAGATATACAGATTCGCCTGGCCGGTCTCGAGGAATCCGCGGAAAGTCTCCATTTTATGCACGGGGTCGGCTGCAACAAATGCCGCATGACCGGATATATCGGACAGGTCGGCATTTATGAATTAGTCGAAATCGATGATACTATATGCGAAATGATCATCAGGGGCGATTCAGATCTTCAGATCCGCAACTACGCTTTCACCAGAGGACATCGGCCGCTTTTCCAGGCCGGACTGGCAGAAGTGAAAAGCGGCCTGGTCCGCCTCGAGGAATTACTGCGGGTAACCTCGATGAACGAAAAGAATAGTTCCGGCAGCCTGCTGGAGAGAGTCCCCATAAATGCCTGAAAATTATCTTTATTTGGCCCGCACCAGAGCCGGTCAGAAACGAACCGGGGTCATTCAAGCCGAATCGCCTGAAAGAGTCGCCGCGGTGCTCTATGAACAGGAGCTGATTCCCACTCAAATAAGACTTCAGAAACGGAGTTTCAGGCCGGTTCTTTTTGGTTTTATGAAAGGGCGGCAGTATGAAGATCTGATTTTCTTCACCCGCAATCTCTCCACTCTTTACCATGCCGGGATTCCGCTTCTGAGAGCCCTTTCTATCATCAAGGTCGGTCCTTCGGGGAGTCATTTCAATCAGACCGTCGATAAAATCCGCACCTCGGTACAATCGGGGCGTTCTCTTTCCGACGCCATGGCCGAGTTTCCGAAAATATTCTCGAAAATTTACACTTCTTCAATAGCTGCCGGGGAAGCCTCCGGAAAACTGGATGAAATTCTCGATTCCCTGGCAATTATGCTCGAACGCGATCTGGAATTGAACCGCCAGATAAAATCATCTCTCCGCTATCCGACCATGGTGGTGGTGGCGATTGCGGCGGCTTTTGCCATAGTGATAACCTTTGTTATCCCCCGTTTCATTTCATTTTATTCCAGTATGGGGGCGCAGCTTCCGGCTCCGACCAGAGCCCTTATCTGGCTCAATCAGTTTATCACCCACTACTGGATAGTTGTTCTGGCCGGGCTGATTGCTCTGGTCATCATTTTCAAAAAAACCTATGCCACCGCCGCGGGCAAACTCTTTTTCGATACCCGTTTCCTTCAGCTTCCGGTTTTTGGCGATCTAATCGTCAAAGGGAATATTGCCCGCTTCTCCTATATGTTTCATCTGTTGGTGAAAAGCGGGATTCCTATAGTAAAGGCTCTGGAGCTTTTGGCCTCGACCGTAAAAAACAGCCGGCTGACGATCGAAGTCAAAATGCTGGCCGATTCCTTCCGTGAGGGACGGGAACTAAGCGGCCTTTTGGGGAAACTGGTCTTTTTCCCGGAACTGGCTTTGCAGATGATCAAGGTCGGTCTGGAAAGCGGCTCGCTGGAAAGCATGCTCAACGAGGTTGCGGTACATTACAGCAAGGAAGTAGATTATAAATCTCGTCATCTGACCGCGCTTCTGGAGCCGATTCTGACCATTGTTTTGGGCGTTTTTGTCCTGATTGTCGCCCTGGCGATTTTCCTCCCCATGTGGAACCTTATACATGTAGTCAAAGGGTAGCGGCGGTAAAGAATTTCCCCCTTTCTTCCGATAATTTTAAGAGAAACCATGTTTTACCCTTAAATAAGACAGGAGGAGTCCTATGCCTTTCAAGAAGCTTTCCAATCGCGAAGGTTTTACCCTGATCGAGTTGGTTATCATTATTGTAATTCTGGGTATCCTGGCGGCCGTGGCCATACCCAAATATAAAGATATTTCCTCGGAAGCCAAGGAATCGGCGGCCCGCGCCGCGTTGGGTGGTCTCCGTTCCGGCATCACCATCTGGTATGCCAATGAAGCGGTAAGAACCGGAACCGCGGCCTGGCCCGTGTATGACAGCCTGAGAATCCCCGGTGTTGTTATGGAGCAAGCTATCCCGAAGAATCCCTATGTCACCGATGATGCTCTGGCCGACAGTATTGCGATCGGTGTTACCAGAGGCACTGTCGTGGCCGGCGGAGCCGGCTGGGCTTATAACGCCACGACCGGTGAAATCTGGCCCAATACGACTACCGGAGGTGCCAATAATTGGTAAGATGTCAGCCATCGGGAATGGCTGGCCGGCATCATAAGCGGAAACAGAAAAATCGGTGGCAGAATGGCTTTACGCTGATTGAACTGGTTATCATCATTCTGATTCTGGGAATTGTTGCCGGGGTCGCCATACCGAAATTCAGCTCCCTTTCGGAGCAATCGAAGATAAGCGCCACCAAAGATGAAATGAGGCTTCTCAAGGAAGCTATCATTGGCGATGCTCGATTGGTTTCCGGGGGCGAATATGTCAGCCGGGGATTTAGGGGTGACATAGGCTTTCCCCCCTCCCGGCTGATCGACCTGGTGATCCGGCCCGATTCCATTCCGGCCTACAACAAATTCACAAGAATCGGCTGGAACGGTCCATATATCGATAGTGCCGGGCAGAGTTATCTTAACGATGCCTGGGGACATGCTTATGTATATAACTTCTCGGCTCGAACCATAACCTCGACCAGTTCGACGCCGAACACTGTCGTCAGTTTTTAGGCGGAAATAAAATGCATCCTACTTCGCAAAAGGGTTTCACTCTGATTGAGCTGGTCATGGTCATCATCATCATCGGCATCATGGCCGGGGTGGCGATGAAATCGATGGATTCCGCCATCGAAACCGGGCGGATCGAGTCAACCAAGAAAGAGATGGAGCAACTTGCCCAGGCCATTGCCGGCAATCCCGAATTAATCAGCAACCGGTCGCGGGTCGACTTCGGTTATGTCGGCGATGTTGGTTCATTGCCCTCTATTCTGGATGCGCTTGTCAACCAGCCGTCCGGGTACACCACCTGGAAAGGACCTTACATAAGAAATAGTTTTAATCAGGCGTCCGAGGACTATAAGCGCGACGGTTGGAATGTCCTATATACTTACAGCGGCGGTGTTACAATTATTTCCACCGGCTCCGGGAGCAACATCACGAAACAATTTGCCAATACTGTCTCGGATCTGACAAATAACACAGTACAAGGGATCGTGCAGGACGTCGAGAGCATCCCCCCCGGGATATATAATGGTGATGTCGAAATTACTATCACCTACCCCAACGGCACCGGAGCAATGACATCCATAACAGTCAACCCGTCAGCGAATGGAAATTATATTCTTGGCGGGATTCCTGTTGGCAATCATACTTTAAGGGCAGTGTATAGGACTACTAATGATACTTTGATTTCGTATGTGACTGTGCTTCCCAAATCGACCATCATTAACAACATGCGATTCGGCTCAGCGCTTTGGGGCGCGGGAAATGCCACCAGCGGTAATAGCCTTCAATACGTTTCTGGATCGGCCCGCATAGAGAGTATTTACAGTATTGCTTTTGATATATTCAATAACACGGGGGATAATGTAATGATAAGCTGGCTGAAAGCAACATATGATCGAAATCCCACAGCCTATTATGACCGGATACGATGGGGGAATGCTTCAGTGGCCAATAGTAGCAGTCCGCGGTATGGTTCCGGTACGCAGGCCAATTTCAGCAGTTCCAGAACTATAAACGATGGATCCACCGTAACTATCAGACTACAGAACTTTAACACCTCGCCCACAGGTGCGGGTACGAGCGCCAGCATGGCCGGCGTCAGCTTCACGATCTTGTTCAGCGATAGCTCTCTGATAAGTCTCAGCCTATAAAGGTAAAATACTCATGACCGAAATGACCGGGAAAGATAAAAAGAGACTCAGAAGGTGGAGTCCTGCGCACTTAGTCGAGTTTCTAAAGAATTTCCACTGGAAAAGGCGTTATGGGTTTGGCCGCACCATTGCCATTTATATCGATGATTTTTCCATTCAATTCGCCGTTGTCAAGCGGTTCTGGCACATCACTCGGCTTCTGAATGTGACCAAGGTCTATATCCCTTCAAATCATGATACTCGGGAGAAAAGGGAGAATTTCATTACCGCCGAAATCGATGATTATGTCAGCCAGTATCGGCGGCGAATGACTCGATTCGTGCTTGGTGTGGGCGGGCCGGAATCGGCCATCAGGACACTCTCATTCCCCGAAATGTCCGGCCGAGAACTGGCGCAGGCGGTTTTCTGGGAAGGGAATAAGAAAATACCCTTCGGTCTGGAGGAGGCATTCTGGGGCTATCATGTCATCGCCGATAACAAATCAGATTCGGGCAATCTCCGGCGCGTGTCGCTTCTGGCGGTTTCAAAGAAAGAAGTCAACCACCCCCTCGACCAGATAAAAACCGATATTCGTTTTGATGCGGTATATCACAAACTGGAGGCAATCGGCTGCCTTCTGCCCCATATTGAAGGTTTCTCAGAAGAGAAAACATATACCCTGGTTAATATCAAGAAGAATCACTCCGAAATAAGCTTTTATCGCGGCGCCAGGCTCGATTTCAAGCATGTTGCCTCGATCGGTACCGGGACCGTTCCCGGCGCCGGCCGCGACCGCAAGAAATATGATACCTTCACTGAGACCCTGGTTGCTGAAATTCAGAATTCGCTCGACTATTATGCGGGGCAGTTCTCGCACACTGCGGTTGACACCGTATTCGTTTATGGCGATCTTTCCTATTCCGAGGATCTCATCGATAAGTTGACCGATCGCTTCGGCATTGAGTTTCGTCGCTTCCCTCTCGATAAATGGCTGGCCACCCAGCCTCAGGCCGGGGAATTTGCCGAACAGATTCCGGTTTCGCTGGGGGCGGTGGCCCTGGCTCTGGCCAATGAGGAGATGGTGAATTTTCTGCCGCCAAACCTCAAAGAAAAAAATGATGCCCGGCATTTCTATCGCCGGGCTGTCCCGGCCCTGGCCGGAATCACCGCCCTTCTCCTCTTCGTGTTGGCCTCTTTTCAATTTCAGGTTGATGCTGATAAAGCCCTGCTGGCAGCCGCCGAAAATCAAGTGCGACGGTTTGAGACTTCACCGTCATTCCTAATGTACAATCAAATCAAGCAGCGCATGGCGGTCGACAAAAACCTGGTGGAGCGGTTGGCGCACGCACCGTGCCTGCTAAATTTGAATCTGAAGGAACTTTCAATATTGACCCCCGGCACTGTCTGGCTTGAAAGCTACCTGCTCGAGGGTAACGCTTCCCGCTACAGCCTGATATTAACCGGGCGGGCGATTTCCTCTGCGCCGCCCCCGGAGATAATACTTGCCGAATTTATCACCCGCCTGGAGGGGTCGCCCTTTTTTGATAAGATTATTTTGAAAAAGCAAAACAAAAAGTCGCTCGGGGCGGAGTTTTCATTGGAATTTGCTCTTGAGATGGAAACGGTGTTATGAAAAAACAATATGTCATAATCACGGTGACCGCTTTATCAATCAGCCTGATCTGGTTTCTGCTTCTGTTTTCTCCTCTGGTACTAAGAAAAAAGGAAATCGCCGCTTCTCTGGCCGACACCGAAGGCAAGCTGATCGATTTCAGGAAGATTCTCAGAGAATTTCCGGAGCGCTTCAATAGCGAGAAAGAAATTTTGCAGAGAAGACAGATATATATATCACAGCTTTATTCAAAAGAGGATCTAATCGCCCTATTTGACAATATCCGTATGAAGGCGGCTCGGTACAACCTGAGCCTTCTGGAAATATCCCCCTCGGTGGAAGAGCTATTGGCCCTAAACAGGCAGTCACCAAACAACGATCAACCGCAACTGCTGAATATTATGGTGCGGCTGAACGGCTATTTCCGGAATCTGGGGGAATTTGTCAGGGACATGGAAGAGGAGAGATTCTACCAGGGCGCCAATTCTTGCAAGATTACGGGAGCGGCGGATGGTGCCGCCCCACCCCAGATGGTTCTCGGTTTCAAAGCATTTCTGGGAGCCGACAGGAAATCATAATGAACCCAAAGAAAAGAAAATATATAATTTATACTTTGTTTGCACTGGCCGTGATATACGGTTTGACTAATCTTCGGAGCAATAACCCGGAGACGAACATGAGTTCGCAACCGGCGCCGGTCGCTGCCGACCGTGCTGCGATTGTACCTCCCTCGAATCAGATAGACATTGCCAGATATAATTCCCTGCCATGGGGAAATGACCCTTTTGTTCGCGGAACGATCGCCGCCGGCCCCGCCGACATACCGACCGGGCCTATCTGGGAGCTTGGCGGGATACTCTATGATGATATCAACCCGGCCGCAATAATCAACAGCCGGATAGTTCGTGTCGGTCAATCGATCGACGGCGCCCGGGTGCTGCGCATAAATAAGAAAATGGTCACGCTGGAAAAAGACGGCGCTGAATTTTCGATAACTCTGGAAAAGGAAAAATCATGATATACCGCATAATCGTCACCGGTCTTCTGGTCTTAACGCTAATTTCAATCGCGGGCGGAGGCCCTCTCGAACCGGACCGGAAGATTTCCCTGCAATTCGATAATGCCCCATTGGCTTCGGTACTTACTCTGATTTCACAGCAATACAATATCAACATCGTGCAGTCGGGGATAGGGGAGCAGAAGATCTCGGTCAAGCTGGATGATGTTGGATTGGTTGACGCCCTGAAGGCAATTCTCAATTCCAACGGATATAATTATTATTTTTCCGGTGATATTGTGGTGGTCAAGCCGATGGAACAATCGGCTGTGGGAGAAACAGTGGCCCAGACCATCACCCTCAATTATGTCTCTCCGGCCGCGGTGATGAATGCCACCGCCGATATGCTTTCACCCAAAGGGAAAATGAAGATTATCGAGGATCCCGGCTCGGCGGGCAAACAATCGAGCGGGCCGCACGCCACGCAGGTAGTCATTGTCGATTTGCCGGAAGTGGTGGAACAGGTAGTCGCCTTTGTCATGAAAATCGACCAACCGGAGCGCCAGGTCGCAATTGAAGTCAAAATGATTGAGGTCAATGTCAACAAAGATACCAGGACCGGTCTCACCTGGCCGACCTCTTTGACCACCCGCCTGAGCGGCATCACTACTGATGCCGGCAGCGGCTCCTCCACCGACAAGCCCCCCCAAGCCCTGGGACAGATACAGCTTCCCGACGGCAAATGGGAGTGGGGTAAACTTTCGGTGAATGAAGTCAGTGTGGTCCTTGATTTCCTCGAGCAATCGGGCGATTCCAAGCTTATTTCCAACCCCCGTATCACCACGCTGAACAATCATGAAGCGGAGATAAAGGTCACGACGGTGGTACCGATTCAGACCATCAATCGTTTCAGCGAGGGGGGCGCGGTGCAGGATATCGTGACATTCCAGGATGAGGAAGTCGGCATTTCGCTTCTGGTGACGCCGCATATTACCGATGGCGACCGGATTGTTCTCGATGTTTTTCCCACGGTAGCCGAGATTATCGGGTACTCCGGCCCGGAGGGAAACCAGAAACCGATAACCTCGCAGCGTTCGATAAAAACGAAAATAGAAGTCAGAAACGGCGAGACAGCGGTACTGGGGGGACTTTTGAAAGAGAACAAGATCGAAAATCA
This Candidatus Zixiibacteriota bacterium DNA region includes the following protein-coding sequences:
- a CDS encoding prepilin-type N-terminal cleavage/methylation domain-containing protein, with protein sequence MPFKKLSNREGFTLIELVIIIVILGILAAVAIPKYKDISSEAKESAARAALGGLRSGITIWYANEAVRTGTAAWPVYDSLRIPGVVMEQAIPKNPYVTDDALADSIAIGVTRGTVVAGGAGWAYNATTGEIWPNTTTGGANNW
- a CDS encoding ATPase, T2SS/T4P/T4SS family; protein product: MLRKKIGDILIEEGLITSAQLAEALKEQENSGHKVGQILVDKGLITDEQLLEAVSERLGIPQISLGSLVIDSMVVAMVPVEVARRYSLIPIFRIGKTLTVAMAEPLNIIAIEELKYITKCDVKRVIASPTEIASAIDQYYSVADSMNGVIGAYPGAQEERMSVATTETFSAEERDAPVVRLVNLIISQAVKDKASDIHIEPDENLLRVRYRINGIMKEEASPPKSLQSEIISRIKVAANMDVSEKRLPQDGRLIVKVDGADIDLRISSLPTIHGEKVVIRLLDRRILNIGLEQLGFSPELLEKWKALISKKEGLVLITGPTSSGKTTTLYSSLQEVNSVEKNIITVEDPVEYSLPLINQVQTNEKAGLTFATSLRFILRQNPDIIMIGEIRDAETAAMAVRSALTGHLVFSTLHTNDAPSSIGRLIDMGIENYLVASALKGVLAQRLMRRNCPDCLEEYRPQDIQIRLAGLEESAESLHFMHGVGCNKCRMTGYIGQVGIYELVEIDDTICEMIIRGDSDLQIRNYAFTRGHRPLFQAGLAEVKSGLVRLEELLRVTSMNEKNSSGSLLERVPINA
- a CDS encoding prepilin-type N-terminal cleavage/methylation domain-containing protein, with the protein product MVRCQPSGMAGRHHKRKQKNRWQNGFTLIELVIIILILGIVAGVAIPKFSSLSEQSKISATKDEMRLLKEAIIGDARLVSGGEYVSRGFRGDIGFPPSRLIDLVIRPDSIPAYNKFTRIGWNGPYIDSAGQSYLNDAWGHAYVYNFSARTITSTSSTPNTVVSF
- a CDS encoding type II secretion system F family protein: MPENYLYLARTRAGQKRTGVIQAESPERVAAVLYEQELIPTQIRLQKRSFRPVLFGFMKGRQYEDLIFFTRNLSTLYHAGIPLLRALSIIKVGPSGSHFNQTVDKIRTSVQSGRSLSDAMAEFPKIFSKIYTSSIAAGEASGKLDEILDSLAIMLERDLELNRQIKSSLRYPTMVVVAIAAAFAIVITFVIPRFISFYSSMGAQLPAPTRALIWLNQFITHYWIVVLAGLIALVIIFKKTYATAAGKLFFDTRFLQLPVFGDLIVKGNIARFSYMFHLLVKSGIPIVKALELLASTVKNSRLTIEVKMLADSFREGRELSGLLGKLVFFPELALQMIKVGLESGSLESMLNEVAVHYSKEVDYKSRHLTALLEPILTIVLGVFVLIVALAIFLPMWNLIHVVKG
- a CDS encoding prepilin-type N-terminal cleavage/methylation domain-containing protein — translated: MHPTSQKGFTLIELVMVIIIIGIMAGVAMKSMDSAIETGRIESTKKEMEQLAQAIAGNPELISNRSRVDFGYVGDVGSLPSILDALVNQPSGYTTWKGPYIRNSFNQASEDYKRDGWNVLYTYSGGVTIISTGSGSNITKQFANTVSDLTNNTVQGIVQDVESIPPGIYNGDVEITITYPNGTGAMTSITVNPSANGNYILGGIPVGNHTLRAVYRTTNDTLISYVTVLPKSTIINNMRFGSALWGAGNATSGNSLQYVSGSARIESIYSIAFDIFNNTGDNVMISWLKATYDRNPTAYYDRIRWGNASVANSSSPRYGSGTQANFSSSRTINDGSTVTIRLQNFNTSPTGAGTSASMAGVSFTILFSDSSLISLSL
- a CDS encoding PilN domain-containing protein, whose protein sequence is MTEMTGKDKKRLRRWSPAHLVEFLKNFHWKRRYGFGRTIAIYIDDFSIQFAVVKRFWHITRLLNVTKVYIPSNHDTREKRENFITAEIDDYVSQYRRRMTRFVLGVGGPESAIRTLSFPEMSGRELAQAVFWEGNKKIPFGLEEAFWGYHVIADNKSDSGNLRRVSLLAVSKKEVNHPLDQIKTDIRFDAVYHKLEAIGCLLPHIEGFSEEKTYTLVNIKKNHSEISFYRGARLDFKHVASIGTGTVPGAGRDRKKYDTFTETLVAEIQNSLDYYAGQFSHTAVDTVFVYGDLSYSEDLIDKLTDRFGIEFRRFPLDKWLATQPQAGEFAEQIPVSLGAVALALANEEMVNFLPPNLKEKNDARHFYRRAVPALAGITALLLFVLASFQFQVDADKALLAAAENQVRRFETSPSFLMYNQIKQRMAVDKNLVERLAHAPCLLNLNLKELSILTPGTVWLESYLLEGNASRYSLILTGRAISSAPPPEIILAEFITRLEGSPFFDKIILKKQNKKSLGAEFSLEFALEMETVL